A genomic region of Litoribrevibacter albus contains the following coding sequences:
- a CDS encoding DUF4389 domain-containing protein encodes MNYDDQAKLENKLLRLAFMVLFAVIYRLLDVVLLLLVIAQYLFHLLTDKDNETLRQLGDGISCYYYQIFQYLTYNTEEKPFPFSDWPTTSEEMVKELGRTKSE; translated from the coding sequence ATGAATTATGATGATCAGGCAAAGTTAGAAAACAAGTTGTTGCGTTTAGCCTTCATGGTGCTTTTCGCGGTGATATATCGATTATTAGATGTTGTGCTTTTGTTATTGGTGATTGCTCAATATCTATTTCATCTGCTTACGGATAAAGATAATGAAACTTTGAGGCAGTTGGGCGATGGGATAAGCTGCTATTATTATCAAATATTTCAGTATCTGACTTATAACACTGAAGAAAAACCTTTTCCTTTCTCTGATTGGCCAACAACCAGTGAAGAGATGGTAAAGGAGTTGGGACGAACTAAATCAGAATAA
- a CDS encoding glutathione binding-like protein: MDSVNNHLLYATRADYYSAKIRAYLDYQSLPFDEVVPTQKEFDQLVKAKTGLEDCPVLITPDNSIFQPHINTIDSLEAMASESSCSVIPDTPVLKFVVKLIELYCDSFMYLPALYMRWGYDEAIVSAYLRLRRIYQSPTQAQLEANKERQKFSLFGLNTHNGPFFEYHAEQMVHILDKHFETHRYLLGDRLSLADLALMGPLFAHFYQDIRPRELLLDRAPNLKQWTERMIGVESGPDQEADAPEVPAWEEIGHIPETLYPLFQLIADDVIQFWKENLSAWELWASNDRVKNEVIPRFVSTHRFVWNAVSVEQPTAVEQVWQLQQLLDLYTACDGENQEFIENLLDSLDLSELLDMKVTRSVTFKDHGFYHRDALD; this comes from the coding sequence ATGGACAGTGTGAATAATCACCTTCTTTATGCGACTCGAGCTGATTATTACAGTGCGAAAATTAGAGCGTATCTGGATTATCAGTCCCTCCCGTTTGATGAGGTCGTTCCTACTCAAAAGGAATTTGATCAGCTAGTTAAAGCAAAGACAGGGTTGGAAGACTGTCCTGTCTTAATCACTCCTGATAACAGCATCTTTCAGCCGCATATCAATACGATTGACTCTCTTGAAGCGATGGCTTCTGAGTCGTCATGCTCCGTGATTCCTGATACTCCAGTACTGAAGTTTGTAGTTAAACTCATTGAGTTATACTGCGATTCCTTTATGTATTTACCCGCGCTTTATATGCGTTGGGGGTATGATGAGGCGATTGTGAGTGCCTATTTAAGGCTGCGAAGAATTTATCAGTCGCCCACTCAAGCTCAGTTGGAGGCCAATAAAGAACGCCAGAAATTTAGCTTGTTTGGTTTGAATACGCACAACGGACCTTTCTTTGAATATCATGCCGAGCAAATGGTTCATATACTGGATAAGCACTTTGAAACGCATCGCTATTTGCTTGGTGATCGTTTAAGTCTTGCTGACCTGGCATTGATGGGGCCCTTGTTCGCTCATTTTTATCAAGACATTCGTCCCAGGGAATTACTGTTGGACAGGGCGCCTAATCTTAAGCAGTGGACGGAGCGAATGATTGGTGTTGAGTCCGGGCCTGATCAAGAAGCTGATGCTCCTGAAGTACCTGCTTGGGAAGAAATAGGACACATTCCGGAAACCCTATATCCTTTGTTTCAGTTAATTGCCGATGATGTGATCCAATTCTGGAAGGAAAATCTTTCGGCTTGGGAACTATGGGCATCTAATGATCGTGTTAAAAACGAAGTGATTCCTCGATTTGTTTCTACCCATCGTTTTGTCTGGAATGCGGTTTCTGTTGAACAGCCTACGGCGGTAGAGCAGGTATGGCAGTTACAGCAACTGTTGGATTTGTACACAGCGTGTGACGGTGAGAATCAGGAGTTTATAGAAAACTTACTGGATTCTTTAGATCTCTCGGAGCTGCTAGATATGAAGGTTACTCGATCTGTAACCTTTAAAGATCACGGCTTTTATCATCGCGACGCTCTTGATTAA
- the fnr gene encoding fumarate/nitrate reduction transcriptional regulator Fnr, which yields MSQKTITSVKGCGTAVSCQDCSLSSLCLPLSLHEQDIDRFDAIIKRGRPYQKGQTLWRQGDDFHSVLAIRSGSVKSFITSPSGEEQIVGFHFAGEMIGLNGLFNKKYPITTVALETTTVCDIPYDSLDALADDLPELRDQVLQSMSQEISEDQQMMLLLSKKTSEQRLATFLVSVSERFHRRGYSATRFRLTMSRNDLGNFLGLAVETVSRIFSKFQQKELLRFLDSSRDIELLDVDGLYELADLQDGTASACGKRVAG from the coding sequence ATGTCTCAGAAAACAATCACTAGCGTTAAAGGGTGCGGTACCGCAGTTAGCTGCCAGGACTGCTCATTGAGCTCACTCTGCTTACCCTTATCACTTCACGAGCAAGATATTGACCGTTTTGATGCAATCATTAAACGTGGTCGACCTTATCAAAAAGGTCAAACATTATGGCGCCAGGGGGATGATTTCCATTCTGTGCTTGCTATTCGATCAGGCAGTGTGAAGAGCTTTATTACCAGTCCTTCTGGAGAAGAACAAATTGTTGGCTTCCACTTTGCGGGTGAGATGATTGGTCTTAATGGGTTATTTAATAAAAAATACCCTATTACCACCGTCGCACTGGAAACGACAACCGTATGTGACATTCCATACGACAGCCTGGATGCGTTAGCGGATGATCTGCCTGAACTACGTGATCAGGTACTTCAAAGCATGAGCCAGGAAATCTCTGAAGACCAACAAATGATGCTTCTTTTAAGTAAGAAAACATCTGAGCAGCGTCTTGCTACTTTCCTAGTTTCAGTCTCAGAACGATTCCACCGCCGTGGATACTCTGCAACCCGCTTCCGTCTAACTATGTCGAGAAACGACTTAGGTAACTTCCTAGGCTTAGCGGTAGAAACGGTTAGCCGTATTTTCAGTAAGTTCCAACAAAAAGAATTGCTACGCTTCCTGGACAGCAGCCGAGACATTGAACTGCTGGACGTTGATGGTCTTTATGAACTTGCCGACCTTCAAGATGGAACAGCCAGTGCTTGCGGTAAACGAGTAGCGGGTTAA
- a CDS encoding sulfite exporter TauE/SafE family protein: protein MTVDTLSFTAALLIGLLGGAHCIGMCGGITATFGLNSQGNISQRFSKNLAFNLGRITSYTGAGFLIGLASSLLANLSPTVGMILRLIAGVFIVLMGLYIADWSRAITKIEKPGQWIWKRIQPLTKPFLPADTVYKSLSLGLLWGWLPCGLVYSTLVLASANASPTSSALVMFAFGLGTLPTMLATGLLASQLSNIIRNKNIRNLAAIMMILMGLWIIWGNGQHLLGHGNHANHTTHTDHTNHSEHSDHDHSTMQHNSSGPDHSSMNHSAIDHSTMDHSQMNHDDMIKTPISHEQNGDDHMIHREKTEEPSIQGINDQTPEIDHSKMDHSQMQH, encoded by the coding sequence ATGACCGTTGATACCCTCTCATTTACCGCTGCCCTGCTTATTGGTTTACTTGGTGGCGCACACTGTATAGGAATGTGTGGAGGCATTACGGCCACGTTTGGTCTAAATAGCCAAGGCAATATTTCCCAGCGCTTCAGCAAAAATCTGGCGTTCAATCTAGGGCGAATCACCAGCTACACCGGAGCAGGTTTTCTAATTGGTTTAGCCAGCTCTCTTCTTGCTAATCTTAGCCCGACCGTCGGTATGATACTTCGACTGATTGCCGGCGTTTTCATTGTGCTGATGGGGCTATACATTGCTGACTGGTCTCGCGCAATTACAAAAATAGAAAAGCCAGGACAATGGATATGGAAACGTATTCAACCGCTCACTAAGCCTTTCCTACCAGCAGATACCGTTTATAAATCCTTATCCCTTGGTTTACTTTGGGGATGGCTTCCTTGTGGACTGGTTTATAGCACCCTAGTGCTTGCTTCAGCCAATGCTTCTCCAACCAGCTCCGCACTAGTTATGTTTGCCTTTGGTCTCGGCACCTTACCTACAATGCTAGCAACAGGTTTACTAGCATCCCAGCTCAGCAACATTATCCGTAACAAAAACATCCGAAACTTAGCTGCCATAATGATGATATTGATGGGGCTATGGATTATCTGGGGAAATGGCCAACATCTGCTCGGCCACGGAAATCATGCAAACCACACGACTCACACAGATCATACAAATCATTCAGAGCATAGTGATCATGATCATAGTACAATGCAGCATAATTCGTCTGGCCCTGATCATTCGAGCATGAATCATTCTGCAATCGATCATTCAACCATGGATCATTCACAAATGAATCACGATGACATGATCAAGACTCCGATTAGCCATGAGCAGAATGGGGACGATCATATGATTCATAGAGAGAAGACAGAAGAACCATCGATACAAGGTATCAATGATCAAACACCTGAGATTGACCATTCAAAAATGGATCACTCGCAGATGCAGCATTAA
- a CDS encoding ATP-binding cassette domain-containing protein: protein MNLLQLDQVCLAYGDKPLLESASQTINKGDRIAIIGRNGQGKSSLLKLVSGEQLPDSGDIIRHDGLKIGVLQQDLPDADDETVYQVVAGGLAEVGQFIAEYHALTTDPNADLEKLAKIQSEIEARDGWSLEQKVDQILKRLKLPEDKKMSELSGGWRRRVVLGRALVSEPDLLLLDEPTNHLDILAIEWLEQQLTQFEGSILLITHDRSFLKSVANRIWELDRGNLTSWDCSYEQFLVRKEEWLAAEEKHWQEFDKKLAQEEVWIRQGIKARRTRNEGRVRALKAMRQERTERRTRVGKASFAISSGDRSGKLVAELKSVSHAYGDQKILDDFNFLLMRGDRVGLIGPNGVGKSTLLKIILGQLTPDSGDVRLGTKMEVAYFEQLRSQLDLEKSVIDNVSEGRDSISIGGQNKHIIGYLNDFLFTPERSRTPVKALSGGEKNRVLLARLFSQPANVLVLDEPTNDLDMETLELLEELLMDFDGTIILVSHDRSFLDNVVSNSLIFHGNGVVEEIIGGFNDWQSSGGKFKFLDQGSQEAKRPEEKTDSVSSSTVQSTKTENSDTDKPKPKKLSYKLQRELDMMPDQLAEQEAVVEALQEETSAADFYQQDHELVTNKLQALAEEEEKLEVLMERWVELEAMAEG, encoded by the coding sequence ATGAATTTATTGCAATTGGATCAAGTCTGTTTGGCTTATGGTGATAAGCCCCTTCTCGAAAGTGCATCTCAAACCATTAACAAAGGTGACCGAATTGCCATTATTGGTCGAAATGGGCAGGGCAAATCCTCTTTGCTCAAATTGGTGTCTGGCGAGCAGCTTCCTGATAGTGGAGATATTATCCGTCATGACGGTTTGAAGATTGGGGTCTTACAGCAAGATTTGCCGGATGCTGATGATGAAACCGTCTATCAGGTGGTTGCTGGTGGCTTGGCAGAAGTGGGCCAATTTATTGCCGAATATCATGCCTTAACGACAGATCCTAATGCTGATTTAGAAAAGTTAGCCAAAATTCAGAGCGAGATTGAAGCCAGAGATGGTTGGTCTCTGGAACAAAAGGTTGATCAGATACTTAAGCGGCTAAAGCTGCCTGAAGACAAAAAAATGTCAGAGCTTTCGGGTGGGTGGCGCCGACGAGTCGTTCTTGGTAGAGCACTCGTTTCTGAGCCTGATTTGTTGTTGCTGGATGAACCGACCAACCATTTGGATATCCTGGCCATTGAGTGGCTAGAACAGCAATTGACCCAATTTGAAGGCAGTATTCTTTTGATCACCCACGATCGGAGTTTCCTGAAGTCGGTAGCGAATCGGATTTGGGAATTGGATCGAGGCAATTTAACCAGTTGGGATTGTTCGTACGAGCAGTTCCTGGTTCGTAAAGAAGAATGGTTAGCTGCTGAAGAAAAGCACTGGCAAGAATTCGATAAGAAGCTGGCACAAGAAGAGGTATGGATTCGTCAGGGCATTAAAGCCCGGCGTACCCGTAATGAAGGGCGAGTCAGAGCTTTAAAGGCAATGCGGCAAGAGCGCACAGAGCGCAGAACCCGGGTTGGTAAAGCGTCTTTTGCAATTAGCTCGGGGGATCGTTCAGGTAAGTTGGTTGCTGAGTTGAAATCGGTTTCTCATGCATACGGTGATCAGAAGATTCTTGATGATTTTAATTTCTTACTTATGCGTGGTGACCGAGTCGGTTTGATTGGGCCGAATGGTGTTGGTAAGAGTACTCTTCTAAAAATTATTTTAGGGCAACTGACTCCTGATTCGGGTGATGTGCGTTTGGGCACGAAAATGGAAGTGGCCTATTTTGAACAGCTTAGAAGTCAGCTCGATCTAGAAAAAAGCGTCATTGATAACGTGTCGGAAGGGCGGGATAGCATTTCCATTGGTGGGCAAAATAAACACATCATTGGTTATTTAAATGATTTTCTATTTACGCCTGAGCGTTCTCGTACCCCGGTGAAAGCCTTATCCGGTGGAGAAAAGAACCGGGTGTTGCTGGCACGCCTCTTTAGTCAGCCTGCAAATGTTTTGGTTCTTGATGAGCCGACCAACGATTTGGACATGGAAACATTGGAGCTGTTGGAAGAGTTACTGATGGACTTTGACGGTACCATTATTCTAGTGAGCCATGACCGTTCTTTCTTGGATAATGTGGTCAGTAACTCCCTGATCTTCCACGGAAACGGTGTGGTTGAAGAAATCATTGGTGGATTTAACGATTGGCAATCTTCCGGAGGGAAATTTAAATTCTTGGATCAAGGCAGCCAAGAGGCTAAACGTCCAGAAGAAAAGACGGATTCAGTGAGTTCCTCAACCGTTCAGAGCACAAAAACTGAGAATTCAGATACTGATAAACCTAAGCCCAAAAAGCTCAGTTATAAATTACAGCGAGAGCTGGATATGATGCCGGATCAATTGGCTGAGCAGGAGGCTGTTGTTGAAGCGTTGCAGGAAGAGACTTCCGCAGCTGATTTTTATCAGCAGGATCATGAGCTGGTGACCAACAAACTTCAGGCGCTAGCCGAAGAAGAGGAAAAGTTGGAAGTTCTTATGGAGCGTTGGGTTGAGTTGGAAGCGATGGCTGAAGGCTAA
- the ppnN gene encoding nucleotide 5'-monophosphate nucleosidase PpnN: MPSEVIDYSVLSPVGSLDILSINEINQLSGLNKGKLYEMFRRCSLAVMNSGIDNDDIEQLENQYLDFEISIVPQARGACIAVQNAPARAFVDGKMIQGVKENLFSVLRDIIHLSSQLDLDLLHEEGNGPLITEAVFHTLRQANALQARVDPNIIVCWGGHSISEHEYDYTKEVGYQLGLRGFDICTGCGPGAMKGPMKGANVAHVKQRIRNPRYIGLTEPGIIAAESPNPIVNELIILPDIEKRLEAFVRLGHGIVVFPGGAGTAEEILYLLGVLMGNKHGAEIPVYFTAPKESEAYFRQIDEFIGDTLGPEAQKLYEIIIDDPEKVAVELKARMTEVKEHRKARKDAYYFNWMLDIAAVFQEPFIPTHASMSELNLNTGQEPHMLASQLRRAMSGIVAGNVKEQGIAEIHKHGPFKLHGETNLMKKLDTLLTSFVQQKRMKLPGSKYVPCYQVVTD, from the coding sequence ATGCCATCAGAAGTAATTGATTATTCAGTATTATCACCCGTCGGAAGTTTGGATATTCTATCCATCAATGAAATCAATCAGTTAAGCGGCCTTAATAAAGGCAAACTCTATGAAATGTTCAGACGTTGTTCTCTGGCTGTTATGAACAGTGGCATTGATAACGACGACATTGAACAGTTAGAAAATCAGTATTTGGATTTTGAAATTAGTATTGTTCCTCAAGCGCGTGGTGCTTGTATCGCTGTTCAAAATGCACCAGCGAGGGCATTTGTCGATGGAAAAATGATTCAGGGGGTCAAAGAAAATCTTTTTTCCGTTCTCAGAGATATTATTCATTTAAGCAGTCAGTTGGATCTGGACTTATTGCATGAGGAAGGCAATGGTCCTCTAATCACGGAAGCGGTTTTTCATACCTTGCGTCAGGCGAATGCTCTCCAGGCACGTGTTGATCCTAATATTATTGTTTGTTGGGGTGGACACTCCATTAGTGAGCATGAATACGACTACACCAAGGAAGTTGGCTATCAATTAGGGCTCAGAGGCTTTGATATCTGCACTGGCTGTGGTCCTGGGGCGATGAAGGGGCCGATGAAAGGTGCCAATGTTGCTCATGTGAAGCAGCGTATCAGAAACCCTAGATACATAGGTCTAACTGAACCAGGCATTATTGCAGCGGAATCCCCAAATCCGATTGTAAATGAGCTAATTATTTTGCCGGACATCGAAAAACGTCTGGAAGCCTTTGTACGATTGGGGCATGGCATAGTCGTGTTCCCAGGAGGGGCAGGAACTGCGGAAGAGATTCTCTACTTATTAGGTGTACTCATGGGGAATAAGCATGGTGCTGAAATTCCTGTGTATTTTACGGCCCCTAAAGAGTCCGAAGCGTATTTCCGACAGATCGACGAGTTTATTGGAGATACTTTGGGGCCTGAAGCTCAAAAACTTTATGAGATCATCATTGATGACCCTGAGAAGGTGGCTGTTGAGTTGAAGGCCAGAATGACTGAGGTGAAAGAACATCGTAAGGCGCGAAAAGATGCCTACTACTTTAACTGGATGTTGGATATTGCTGCTGTCTTTCAAGAGCCGTTTATTCCAACCCATGCATCGATGTCTGAATTAAACCTGAATACGGGGCAGGAGCCTCACATGCTGGCCTCTCAGTTACGACGAGCTATGTCCGGTATTGTAGCGGGGAATGTCAAAGAGCAGGGAATTGCAGAGATTCACAAGCATGGCCCGTTCAAGTTGCACGGTGAAACTAACTTGATGAAGAAACTGGATACACTGCTAACTTCTTTTGTTCAGCAGAAGCGAATGAAATTACCGGGCAGTAAATACGTACCTTGTTATCAGGTGGTTACTGACTGA
- a CDS encoding universal stress protein, which produces MTNYSTILLAVDLSEESEKVIEPAKTFVNAFGSKIHVLHTIEPFAFAFGGDIPFDVVEIQDQLIEHAKENMRQLINKTGIEVVETDVVVGSVNAEVHRKAKEIDADLVIVGSHGRHGLALLLGSHASDVIHHAEYDVLAVRI; this is translated from the coding sequence ATGACCAACTATTCAACCATTCTATTGGCAGTCGATCTGTCGGAAGAATCAGAAAAGGTAATTGAACCAGCTAAAACCTTTGTTAATGCGTTTGGCTCGAAAATTCATGTCCTTCACACCATTGAACCTTTTGCTTTTGCTTTTGGCGGAGACATTCCTTTTGATGTTGTAGAAATACAAGATCAACTTATTGAGCATGCCAAAGAGAATATGCGTCAACTCATCAACAAAACAGGCATAGAGGTAGTGGAAACTGATGTTGTTGTAGGCTCAGTGAATGCTGAAGTCCACCGTAAAGCCAAAGAGATTGACGCCGATCTCGTCATTGTTGGCAGTCATGGCCGACATGGCTTGGCCTTACTATTAGGCTCTCACGCTTCTGATGTAATTCATCATGCTGAATATGATGTATTGGCGGTAAGAATATAG
- a CDS encoding STAS domain-containing protein has product MENGRILVSEKDGTYILKFIGDVRLTLCATLDEFLESMCQSDQLKAVLIDLTETDGIDSTSLGLLAKISVLSRKKHHLIPTIISTNNDITRILESMGFHQVFVILNKPLTTPINLSELPVIEGSEEVVHRKVLEAHKILMAMNESNKETFKDLVYTLEGDGKHG; this is encoded by the coding sequence ATGGAAAACGGTAGAATCCTCGTTTCAGAGAAAGACGGTACATACATTCTAAAGTTCATTGGGGATGTTCGTCTTACATTGTGTGCAACCTTAGATGAATTTCTTGAATCTATGTGTCAGAGTGATCAGCTTAAAGCCGTGCTGATTGACCTTACTGAGACTGATGGCATCGACAGTACTTCTCTTGGATTACTTGCAAAAATTTCTGTTTTATCCAGAAAAAAACACCACCTCATCCCAACAATCATTTCCACAAATAATGATATTACCCGTATATTGGAAAGTATGGGCTTTCATCAGGTTTTTGTGATCTTGAATAAACCTCTTACAACCCCAATTAATCTAAGTGAGCTACCCGTTATTGAAGGTAGTGAAGAAGTCGTTCATAGAAAAGTGCTTGAAGCTCATAAAATTTTAATGGCAATGAACGAATCTAATAAAGAAACCTTTAAAGATCTAGTGTACACCTTGGAAGGTGATGGTAAGCACGGCTGA
- a CDS encoding NAD(P)H-dependent glycerol-3-phosphate dehydrogenase: MTESVKIAVLGGGSFGTAIANIAAENGHQVFQWMRSQETVDEILVTRQNQRYMPDYHLNENLIPTTDLKLAVENAEVVFVSIPSKSFRSVVTQIRPYTNDSQFFVSTTKGIEVESFKLMSQIIQEELVTDQVGVLSGPNLAKEIAKRHLTASVIASSNDEKCQLVQKLLSNDYFRVYASHDNYGVELGGALKNIYAIISGLAAALGLGENTKSMLITRSLAEMSRFAVQLGANPMTFLGLSGVGDLIVTCMSPLSRNYRVGFAIGKGKNLEQAVDELGEVAEGINTLKIVYDKAEEMGVYMPLVSGLYQVLYKGETVKDVARSLMLGAHKQDVEFAVKDGDE; the protein is encoded by the coding sequence ATGACTGAATCAGTCAAGATTGCCGTATTAGGCGGAGGCAGCTTTGGAACTGCTATTGCAAATATTGCTGCAGAAAATGGACACCAGGTTTTTCAATGGATGCGAAGCCAGGAAACAGTCGATGAGATTCTAGTGACCCGCCAGAATCAGCGATATATGCCTGATTACCATCTAAACGAAAACTTGATTCCGACGACCGATCTTAAACTGGCGGTGGAAAATGCAGAAGTGGTGTTTGTTTCGATTCCTAGTAAGTCCTTCCGATCCGTTGTAACTCAAATCCGTCCATATACAAATGACAGCCAGTTTTTTGTAAGCACCACTAAAGGCATTGAAGTTGAATCCTTCAAGCTAATGAGTCAAATCATTCAAGAAGAACTCGTTACGGATCAAGTGGGTGTTCTAAGTGGCCCTAATCTGGCGAAAGAGATAGCTAAGCGACATTTAACTGCTTCAGTAATTGCATCCTCCAATGATGAAAAATGCCAATTGGTGCAAAAGTTATTAAGTAATGATTATTTTAGAGTCTACGCAAGCCATGATAATTATGGCGTTGAGCTAGGCGGTGCCCTAAAGAATATCTACGCAATTATCTCTGGTTTAGCTGCTGCATTGGGGTTAGGAGAAAATACCAAGAGTATGCTCATTACCCGCAGTCTGGCTGAAATGAGTCGATTTGCAGTGCAATTAGGAGCAAACCCAATGACCTTCCTTGGACTATCTGGGGTAGGGGATCTAATTGTGACGTGTATGTCTCCACTTAGTCGAAACTATCGTGTCGGTTTTGCTATCGGTAAAGGAAAGAACCTTGAGCAAGCCGTAGATGAGCTAGGAGAAGTGGCGGAAGGTATCAATACGCTCAAAATCGTCTACGATAAAGCAGAAGAAATGGGTGTATACATGCCATTGGTTTCTGGTTTGTATCAGGTGTTGTACAAAGGTGAAACTGTAAAAGATGTAGCTAGGAGCCTAATGTTAGGTGCTCATAAGCAGGATGTGGAATTTGCTGTTAAGGATGGTGATGAATAA
- a CDS encoding transglycosylase SLT domain-containing protein has translation MLLIRSLIVAIIMFLPTLVLAKLSHNQQTYIDALDALKDGQVEVFDKLSHSLSDYVLSPYLEYERIKLNDYQDIEAIKAFILKYPDQSITHRLKVEWLSSFPKKEKWQAFLDNYDENLYSRELRCYYLRALYKTGKQQAALKQTKDMWVVGRSAPKACDPIFKVWLTSSYFKSEYAYERVKLALARRKTSLASYSTNFLKGDQKQAAAMMIWAHKNPAILSSTKRFPTANPYMKDAIIHGLKRRVRKQPDAALAYWKKHRNRFNFSPEEIHKVEQRIYLGLARQYDKNASKLLSSLRDEYNSEEVLEWQIRVSLRNRDWPSVVRWIEQLSQTKEMDSDWHYWHYKAYLKQDQEPPQIVKQNFTKLSKERSYYGFLASEMLGQSLTLTNIPVPISQDMHLKVQNLPEINRAKELLAIGHRQQAHKEWQFAVNKLDQQGLMALARVASDWGWHNRAIRAVIDANHWNDLAIRFPTPYQSTFGKAATKVELPSSWLFAIARQESAFSEQAQSSAGARGLMQLMPATARQTARKIGISSRSSLYDPDYNIRLGSSYLSMMHKRFKKNRALATAAYNAGPHRVDSWIKSSTALPIDVWIETIPYDETRRYVKNVLAFDAIYQYKLGQKEPKLFYNHEKIYLGKHSRKASNDEADLDNKAIASIDAL, from the coding sequence ATGTTACTTATTAGAAGCCTCATTGTTGCCATTATAATGTTTCTTCCAACCCTTGTGTTGGCAAAGTTGAGCCATAACCAACAAACTTACATTGATGCACTTGATGCGCTTAAAGATGGGCAAGTCGAGGTTTTTGACAAACTGTCTCATTCGCTGTCCGATTATGTATTGAGCCCCTACCTTGAATACGAACGTATTAAACTGAACGATTATCAGGACATTGAAGCCATCAAGGCATTTATTCTCAAGTACCCAGATCAATCAATCACACACCGACTAAAAGTTGAATGGCTGTCTTCTTTCCCAAAGAAAGAAAAGTGGCAAGCCTTTCTGGACAATTACGATGAGAACCTCTATTCCAGAGAACTTCGTTGTTACTATTTGCGAGCTCTTTACAAAACAGGCAAGCAACAGGCTGCATTAAAACAGACCAAAGACATGTGGGTTGTCGGCCGGTCAGCTCCGAAAGCATGCGACCCTATTTTTAAAGTTTGGCTTACATCAAGCTATTTCAAATCAGAATACGCTTACGAGCGAGTTAAACTTGCTCTCGCCCGCAGAAAAACATCGCTGGCAAGTTACTCTACAAATTTCCTGAAAGGCGATCAAAAGCAAGCCGCAGCTATGATGATCTGGGCACATAAAAACCCGGCAATTCTATCCAGCACGAAGCGCTTTCCTACTGCAAACCCTTATATGAAAGATGCAATCATTCATGGTTTGAAACGTCGTGTTCGCAAGCAACCCGATGCAGCTCTGGCTTATTGGAAAAAACACCGCAATCGCTTTAATTTCTCGCCAGAAGAAATCCATAAAGTTGAACAGCGGATTTATCTAGGATTGGCGCGCCAATACGATAAAAATGCGTCCAAGCTATTGTCCTCATTAAGAGATGAGTACAACTCAGAAGAAGTGCTTGAGTGGCAAATTCGAGTCAGCCTCCGGAATCGGGATTGGCCATCGGTTGTACGTTGGATTGAACAGCTATCTCAAACCAAAGAGATGGACTCGGACTGGCACTATTGGCACTACAAAGCCTACCTAAAACAGGATCAGGAACCACCTCAGATTGTTAAACAGAACTTCACAAAACTTTCTAAAGAACGTTCTTACTATGGTTTCCTTGCATCTGAAATGCTCGGTCAATCTCTGACGTTAACCAATATTCCTGTACCTATATCTCAGGACATGCATTTAAAAGTACAAAACTTACCGGAAATTAATCGCGCGAAAGAACTACTGGCCATAGGCCATCGCCAACAGGCCCATAAAGAATGGCAGTTTGCAGTCAATAAATTGGATCAACAGGGGCTAATGGCACTTGCACGAGTCGCCAGTGATTGGGGCTGGCACAACAGAGCTATTCGAGCGGTCATTGATGCAAACCATTGGAACGACCTAGCTATTCGTTTCCCAACTCCGTATCAAAGCACCTTTGGTAAGGCGGCCACTAAAGTTGAACTGCCATCATCCTGGTTGTTTGCTATTGCTCGCCAAGAAAGTGCCTTTTCAGAACAAGCCCAATCCAGTGCCGGAGCAAGAGGCCTAATGCAGTTAATGCCGGCTACAGCCCGTCAGACAGCAAGAAAAATCGGAATTTCCTCACGCTCATCGTTATATGATCCGGATTACAACATTCGCCTGGGTTCTTCTTACCTATCCATGATGCACAAACGTTTTAAAAAGAATCGAGCCTTGGCTACAGCAGCATATAATGCTGGCCCTCACAGAGTGGACAGCTGGATTAAGTCGTCTACAGCGCTGCCTATTGATGTATGGATTGAAACCATTCCTTATGACGAAACCAGACGTTATGTAAAAAATGTCTTGGCCTTCGATGCCATCTACCAATACAAACTAGGCCAGAAAGAACCTAAGCTTTTCTATAATCATGAAAAAATTTATTTGGGGAAGCATTCAAGAAAAGCCAGTAATGACGAAGCTGACTTAGATAACAAAGCAATCGCTTCAATCGACGCTCTGTAA